One genomic window of uncultured Erythrobacter sp. includes the following:
- a CDS encoding PAAR domain-containing protein → MPPAARITDMHTCPMVNPGPVPHVGGPIIKGQPNVLTCFMPQARVTDQCVCVGPPDVIVKGSMTVHVGGLPAARMGDMTAHGGVIVVGAPTVLIGDGANGGGGGAGAGAGMSSKVPFDAPNLQAQAMIAAHKAAKPFCRRCQA, encoded by the coding sequence ATGCCCCCCGCAGCCCGAATTACCGACATGCATACCTGCCCGATGGTCAATCCCGGGCCGGTTCCGCATGTGGGCGGGCCGATTATCAAGGGTCAGCCCAATGTCCTGACATGCTTCATGCCTCAGGCACGGGTGACGGATCAGTGTGTGTGCGTCGGTCCTCCGGACGTTATTGTGAAGGGATCAATGACGGTTCACGTCGGCGGTCTTCCCGCCGCGCGAATGGGTGACATGACGGCGCATGGCGGAGTGATCGTCGTTGGCGCGCCTACGGTTCTTATCGGCGATGGTGCCAATGGCGGTGGCGGCGGCGCTGGCGCAGGTGCTGGTATGTCCAGCAAAGTGCCGTTCGACGCGCCAAACTTGCAGGCTCAGGCGATGATCGCTGCGCACAAGGCTGCGAAGCCCTTCTGCCGCCGCTGCCAAGCATAG
- a CDS encoding peptidoglycan DD-metalloendopeptidase family protein has translation MGAEDLERETTSFDPKTWVDPKPVAAPAEDTPIEPAKSGGLKPAYIAAPVALLAIAGGAYCLWPNPTEGPAETQTAEATPDAASEPTPTPSTSVRIIQVRGVDDLGFSLEEMGVPTGDAFTMAEEAIAALGTQEQMRVAVELTEDGDAKAVRTISAELPNGTSVKLTRQSDGTFKRENILDAATTRVRSVTGTINQNTFYASAVEAGLPDSLTTPFAKAFSFDFDFQREVALGDTFSATWEETVTESGRNAAPPKLLYVRLDTAKGSKTYFAFTPPDESEQRWFDESGQGNERGLMRTPVDGARITSKYGYRTHPISRAQRKHNGVDFAAPTGTPIYASGDSTVLFAAPRGAAGNFIRLDHGEGMQTWYMHLNAFADGLQPGKAVKQGEIIGYVGTTGGSTGPHLHYEIRINGEPLDPLTFETSEVEALAGEALTMFTTQRDSTKAAINEGD, from the coding sequence CGACCTCTTTCGATCCGAAGACGTGGGTGGACCCGAAACCGGTTGCCGCTCCGGCTGAAGATACGCCGATTGAACCGGCGAAGTCGGGCGGACTTAAGCCCGCCTACATTGCTGCGCCAGTCGCGCTGCTCGCAATAGCTGGCGGCGCCTACTGCCTTTGGCCGAATCCCACTGAAGGACCCGCCGAAACACAGACTGCCGAGGCCACTCCGGACGCGGCGTCTGAACCCACACCCACTCCGAGCACATCGGTGCGGATCATTCAGGTGCGCGGGGTCGACGATCTCGGTTTTTCGCTCGAAGAGATGGGCGTTCCGACCGGCGATGCGTTCACTATGGCCGAAGAGGCAATCGCTGCACTCGGCACGCAGGAGCAAATGCGCGTTGCTGTGGAACTCACTGAAGATGGCGACGCGAAGGCCGTCCGCACGATCAGCGCCGAATTGCCTAATGGAACCTCGGTGAAACTCACGCGCCAATCCGATGGTACGTTCAAACGCGAGAACATCCTCGACGCCGCGACTACCCGCGTTCGCTCCGTTACCGGAACGATCAACCAGAACACGTTTTACGCCTCGGCGGTGGAAGCGGGTCTGCCCGACAGTTTGACGACACCTTTCGCCAAAGCCTTTTCGTTCGACTTCGATTTCCAGCGCGAAGTCGCGCTTGGCGACACATTCTCGGCTACTTGGGAGGAAACGGTCACGGAGAGCGGGCGCAACGCCGCGCCGCCCAAGCTGCTCTATGTCAGGCTCGACACGGCCAAAGGCAGCAAAACCTATTTTGCCTTTACCCCGCCCGATGAATCGGAGCAGCGCTGGTTCGATGAAAGCGGGCAAGGCAACGAGCGCGGGTTGATGCGGACCCCCGTCGACGGCGCGCGGATAACTTCCAAATATGGCTACCGCACGCACCCGATCTCCCGGGCGCAAAGAAAGCATAACGGCGTCGACTTCGCCGCTCCGACAGGAACGCCAATTTATGCTTCGGGCGATTCGACTGTCCTGTTTGCGGCCCCACGCGGCGCGGCGGGCAACTTCATCCGACTGGACCACGGCGAAGGGATGCAGACCTGGTACATGCACCTCAATGCGTTTGCTGATGGTCTTCAGCCGGGCAAGGCTGTGAAGCAAGGCGAGATCATCGGCTATGTCGGCACGACCGGAGGATCGACGGGTCCCCATCTCCACTACGAGATCCGGATTAACGGTGAACCGCTTGACCCGCTGACCTTCGAAACGTCGGAAGTCGAAGCCTTGGCAGGCGAAGCACTGACGATGTTCACCACGCAGCGCGATTCCACCAAGGCCGCAATCAACGAGGGCGACTGA
- a CDS encoding CHAT domain-containing protein, which yields MPALRWTKMLLGGAAIGVVLTGCATSQPTGSGPAFALGTNANGEPCTASQNWTDQSYGDATIKYSDAFSVNCRGATSGVLSRVRTFDSASERSAFSAALTCGDPVSVELDGFNNASARRCLDPALGFSTVVIDASNGGTAYQISSAPNAVGAGFQAARILAGLDQPASARSDRTPVELASIPALPAGATLAQAEAGAGEALASVLGRGTALNFRGLHADASRFLRNSLSSLPDDAPGQIRAELLMEAGLADSNIQFFGSARRNLDAASREIARLSSAEQRILRPKLQIYRGLDALNQRDFASARSILSFLASDGLGSARDLSDPVTLVRLNSAPGEGADVRSSIALPDEEALREAFLRVQGNWARSVAELALDNPVGADAAITVAQGGLDELSAALRSANIREDGLFWLNARLLRQSGRIEADKGDYGAAIEAFDDAITELTRGALARSGTGRDPAIAELLLERASVVARSGASQSAVDEAYGDAVQVLVDAREESASYSTSLLQPYLDQLALQMEAGDSDAAGRYFEVLQIVGETGAARQLSALQDIVAEDSGIGVKRRQQTDLLRQISQLELDIEDARELGQSISELESSRAQFQSAYFELDAELQSESRLSQVSSKPAALSDLQSVLRRGEAYVRFAAMGDRVFGMLVEKDKAHSIRPGATVEEVLAITNDLRASIDGQIARGDLTEFGVTDSALLYQNLFREVDEVLRTKEELVVDGGTVLAGLPASVLVSDRGAALRFTEQEDRFDYTEIEFLATLMPTSVAMSPRSFIVSRNLPESNAQRDLIGFASPQPITTVPGSGEQIKIGNCLITPAQLAGLSRRFSPIPSDEIGYAAEALGLRDGPTLVSDAAFSDTAVLSRGQEGGDLGDYKVLHFATHGLTEGMFGCLESPSALLTSLGTDGESDLLLDFEEIAGLKLDANLVVLSACQTASAIGERTARLNGDSQPGSTLEGLVRSFFAAQARAVMATYWQTPNTGESEIFMREFYRSGRTNDIANALNQAQRSMIQDPATSHPYFWGSFFVVGDTDNRMLDQAGSRRAAL from the coding sequence ATGCCCGCATTGCGGTGGACGAAGATGTTGCTGGGCGGCGCGGCAATCGGCGTTGTCCTGACGGGCTGCGCGACTAGCCAGCCGACGGGATCTGGGCCTGCATTTGCGCTTGGTACCAATGCCAATGGGGAGCCTTGCACCGCCTCGCAAAACTGGACCGACCAGAGCTACGGTGATGCGACCATCAAATACAGCGATGCCTTCTCGGTCAATTGCCGAGGCGCGACATCCGGAGTGCTGTCGCGGGTGCGGACATTCGATTCAGCGTCTGAACGCAGTGCGTTTTCTGCGGCGTTGACGTGCGGCGATCCGGTTTCGGTGGAGCTTGACGGCTTCAACAACGCCAGTGCCCGCCGATGCCTTGATCCCGCGCTCGGTTTTTCGACCGTCGTGATCGACGCGAGCAATGGCGGCACTGCCTATCAAATCTCGTCGGCGCCCAATGCCGTGGGAGCAGGATTTCAGGCGGCGCGCATTCTGGCGGGACTTGATCAGCCTGCATCCGCCCGTTCGGATCGCACCCCGGTTGAGCTCGCAAGCATTCCTGCTCTTCCAGCGGGCGCGACGCTCGCGCAGGCTGAAGCTGGGGCAGGCGAGGCGCTTGCTTCTGTTCTTGGCCGCGGGACGGCTCTGAACTTCCGGGGCTTGCATGCCGATGCCTCGCGGTTCCTGCGCAATTCTCTTTCAAGTCTGCCCGACGATGCGCCGGGACAGATCCGTGCTGAACTTCTGATGGAAGCGGGTCTTGCGGATTCGAATATCCAGTTCTTTGGCTCTGCAAGGCGCAACCTTGACGCCGCCAGCCGCGAGATCGCTCGCCTGAGCAGCGCGGAGCAGCGCATTTTGCGGCCGAAACTGCAGATTTATCGCGGACTCGACGCGCTCAACCAGAGAGACTTTGCCTCCGCGCGTAGCATTCTCTCCTTCCTCGCATCCGACGGCCTTGGCTCGGCGCGTGACCTGAGTGATCCGGTCACTCTCGTGCGGCTCAATTCTGCGCCAGGCGAAGGTGCGGATGTGCGATCGTCGATTGCGCTGCCCGACGAAGAAGCTCTGCGAGAGGCATTCCTGCGCGTTCAGGGCAATTGGGCGCGTAGTGTTGCGGAACTGGCTTTGGACAATCCGGTCGGCGCCGACGCGGCGATCACGGTGGCGCAGGGCGGACTCGATGAACTTTCCGCTGCGCTGCGGAGTGCGAATATTCGGGAAGATGGCCTCTTCTGGCTAAACGCTCGCCTGCTGCGTCAATCCGGACGGATCGAGGCCGACAAGGGTGATTATGGCGCCGCCATCGAGGCGTTCGACGATGCTATCACAGAGCTGACCCGGGGCGCTCTTGCCCGGTCGGGAACAGGCCGTGATCCGGCAATCGCCGAACTGCTGCTAGAGCGAGCGTCCGTCGTGGCGCGTTCAGGGGCCTCGCAATCTGCGGTCGATGAGGCGTACGGCGACGCGGTTCAGGTTCTGGTGGATGCCCGCGAGGAAAGCGCAAGCTATTCGACGTCACTCCTGCAGCCCTATCTCGATCAACTGGCCCTGCAAATGGAAGCAGGCGATAGCGATGCAGCAGGGCGCTATTTCGAAGTTCTTCAGATTGTCGGCGAGACGGGTGCGGCTCGTCAGCTGAGCGCATTGCAAGACATTGTCGCCGAGGATTCGGGCATCGGCGTCAAGCGCCGTCAGCAGACTGACCTTCTGCGTCAGATCAGCCAGCTTGAACTCGATATCGAAGATGCGCGGGAACTGGGGCAATCGATATCCGAATTGGAGAGTTCGCGCGCGCAGTTCCAGTCGGCTTACTTTGAGCTTGATGCCGAGTTGCAAAGCGAGTCGCGGCTGAGCCAGGTTTCGAGCAAACCCGCGGCCTTGAGCGATCTGCAGTCCGTGTTGCGTCGGGGTGAAGCCTATGTCCGTTTCGCAGCTATGGGAGACCGCGTCTTCGGCATGCTGGTCGAGAAAGACAAAGCGCATTCGATCCGTCCTGGCGCGACAGTCGAAGAAGTGCTCGCGATCACAAACGATTTGCGCGCGTCTATCGATGGCCAGATCGCACGCGGTGACTTGACCGAATTTGGCGTTACAGATTCAGCGTTGCTGTACCAAAACCTCTTCCGCGAAGTGGATGAAGTTCTTCGTACCAAAGAGGAATTGGTCGTCGACGGTGGTACCGTTCTTGCCGGTTTGCCTGCTTCGGTACTCGTGAGCGATCGCGGCGCCGCGCTGCGTTTCACGGAGCAGGAGGATCGGTTCGACTATACCGAAATTGAATTCCTCGCGACGCTGATGCCGACGTCCGTTGCGATGTCGCCGCGTAGCTTCATCGTTTCTCGCAACCTGCCGGAATCGAACGCACAGCGTGATTTGATCGGATTTGCGTCACCGCAGCCCATCACCACCGTTCCCGGTTCTGGCGAGCAGATAAAGATCGGCAATTGCCTGATCACGCCTGCGCAGCTTGCTGGGTTGAGCCGCCGTTTCTCACCAATCCCATCGGACGAGATCGGCTACGCGGCAGAAGCACTCGGCCTAAGGGATGGTCCAACACTCGTCAGTGATGCGGCTTTCTCGGACACCGCAGTGCTCAGCCGCGGACAAGAAGGCGGCGATCTGGGCGACTACAAGGTACTGCATTTCGCCACACACGGATTGACTGAAGGCATGTTCGGGTGCCTCGAATCCCCTTCGGCACTTCTCACCTCGCTCGGGACTGATGGCGAATCCGACCTGCTGCTCGACTTCGAAGAGATCGCCGGTCTCAAGCTGGACGCCAATTTGGTGGTCTTGTCGGCCTGTCAAACTGCATCTGCGATTGGCGAGCGCACTGCTCGTCTCAATGGTGATTCCCAGCCTGGCTCTACTCTCGAAGGCTTGGTGCGATCATTTTTTGCCGCGCAGGCGCGAGCGGTGATGGCAACCTACTGGCAGACGCCCAACACCGGTGAGAGCGAGATATTCATGCGCGAGTTTTATCGCAGCGGCCGGACTAATGACATTGCCAACGCGCTCAATCAGGCGCAGCGATCGATGATTCAGGATCCAGCCACCTCGCATCCCTATTTCTGGGGAAGCTTCTTCGTGGTTGGCGATACGGACAACCGCATGCTCGATCAGGCTGGTTCGCGCAGAGCCGCGCTATAA
- a CDS encoding DUF4123 domain-containing protein, with product MAGWYAIVDGAADPRLYPVISECAKYACLYEDDYDEDTLAALPYLVELTEGEKLPDLWRKHESGRFWGIVCQSNLDLPALRRHMRKFTTARLPLGEVVLFRFWDPRVFVTFAEDGTEEEVAPFFEKVEAVIADLGPDGRRRYHWDGGVQSSFAKPKADAPHEAAPGAQS from the coding sequence ATGGCGGGGTGGTATGCGATCGTCGATGGTGCAGCCGACCCCCGGCTCTATCCGGTCATTTCGGAATGTGCGAAATACGCCTGCCTTTATGAAGACGACTACGACGAAGACACACTCGCAGCTCTGCCTTATCTGGTCGAGCTAACCGAAGGCGAGAAATTGCCGGATCTCTGGCGCAAGCACGAATCCGGTAGGTTCTGGGGCATCGTGTGTCAGTCGAACCTCGATCTGCCAGCTTTGCGCCGACATATGCGCAAATTCACGACTGCTCGCCTGCCGCTCGGCGAGGTCGTCCTATTCCGGTTTTGGGACCCGCGTGTCTTTGTGACTTTTGCCGAGGATGGCACCGAAGAAGAAGTCGCTCCGTTTTTCGAAAAGGTCGAAGCAGTGATCGCCGATCTCGGGCCGGACGGCAGGCGTCGCTATCATTGGGATGGTGGGGTGCAATCTTCATTCGCCAAACCGAAAGCCGACGCGCCACACGAAGCAGCACCGGGGGCACAAAGCTGA